One segment of Polaribacter huanghezhanensis DNA contains the following:
- a CDS encoding adenosylcobalamin-dependent ribonucleoside-diphosphate reductase has protein sequence MKSTTQITPKKTYTRQEALAAALSYFNNDDLAASVWLNKYALKDSDGNIYESTPNDMHTRIAKEIARVEQRYENPLTESEVFEAIKNFKYIVPQGSPMAGIGNPFQVASLSNCFVIGNDGNSDSYGGIMKIDQEQVQLMKRRGGVGHDLSHIRPKSSPVKNSALTSTGIVPFMERYSNSTREVAQDGRRGALMLSVSINHPDSEDFIDAKLEQGKVTGANVSVRIDDAFMKAVKKDEKYTQKYPIFSADPKVTKTIEAKKIWKKIVHNAWKSAEPGILFWDTIINESVPDCYADLGYKTVSTNPCGEIPLCPYDSCRLLAINLFSYVENPFTKKAAFNFELFKKHIVIAQRMMDDIIDLELEKIDKILEKIDADPEASDVKATEKNLWLNIRQKAYEGRRTGIGITAEGDMLAALGIRYGSEEGNDFSVKVHKTLGIETYRASVNLAKERGAFSIFDSEREKNNPFILRLKEADSKLYYEMLEYGRRNIALLTIAPTGTTSLMTQTSSGIEPVFMPVYKRRKKVNPNDKGSRVDFVDEVGDSWEEYVVFHHRFKQWMEVNGIDSSKNFSQEELDVLIKKSPYYKATSNDVDWMSKVTMQGAVQKWVDHSISVTINLPNDANEDLVGELYLKAWEVGCKGVTVYRDGSRAGVLISNDEKKEEDQENVLTSFPVIRPEVLEADVVRFQNKKEKWIAFIGLVDDKPYEVFTGLVDDEDGILIPRWVENGLILKSRNEDGTSRYDFQYKNKRGYKTTIEGLSHKFNPEFWNYAKLFSGTLRHGMPIDKIVELIQSLQLDSESINTWKNGVVRALKRYVEDGTKAKGHTCENCKSDSLIYQEGCLTCQDCGSSKCG, from the coding sequence ATGAAATCAACAACACAAATTACTCCTAAAAAAACCTATACAAGACAAGAAGCGCTAGCTGCGGCTTTAAGCTATTTTAATAATGATGATTTAGCTGCAAGTGTTTGGTTAAATAAATACGCATTAAAAGATTCTGACGGAAATATTTACGAAAGTACGCCAAATGATATGCATACTCGAATTGCAAAAGAAATTGCAAGAGTAGAACAGCGATATGAGAATCCGCTAACAGAATCAGAAGTCTTTGAAGCCATTAAAAACTTTAAATATATTGTTCCGCAAGGAAGTCCGATGGCAGGAATTGGAAATCCATTTCAAGTTGCATCACTTTCTAATTGCTTTGTGATTGGTAATGATGGAAATTCAGATTCTTATGGTGGAATCATGAAAATTGATCAAGAGCAAGTGCAGTTAATGAAACGTCGTGGTGGTGTTGGTCACGATTTATCACACATTAGGCCTAAAAGTTCTCCCGTAAAAAACTCGGCATTAACATCCACAGGAATTGTTCCTTTTATGGAACGTTATTCAAATTCAACCAGAGAAGTGGCGCAAGATGGTCGTCGTGGCGCATTAATGTTGTCGGTTTCTATCAATCATCCAGATTCTGAAGATTTTATCGACGCAAAATTAGAGCAAGGAAAAGTTACCGGCGCAAATGTATCTGTAAGAATTGATGATGCATTTATGAAAGCAGTAAAAAAGGATGAAAAGTATACACAGAAATACCCAATTTTTAGCGCAGATCCAAAAGTTACAAAAACGATAGAAGCTAAAAAAATCTGGAAAAAAATTGTGCACAACGCATGGAAATCTGCTGAGCCAGGAATTCTTTTTTGGGATACCATCATTAATGAATCGGTACCAGATTGTTATGCGGATTTAGGATACAAAACGGTTTCTACAAATCCGTGTGGAGAAATTCCTTTATGTCCGTACGATTCTTGTCGTTTGTTGGCAATCAATTTATTTTCGTATGTAGAAAATCCGTTTACAAAAAAAGCTGCATTTAACTTTGAGCTGTTTAAAAAACACATTGTAATTGCACAAAGAATGATGGACGATATCATCGATTTAGAATTAGAGAAAATCGATAAAATATTAGAAAAAATTGATGCAGATCCAGAAGCTAGCGATGTAAAAGCAACTGAAAAAAATCTGTGGTTAAACATCAGACAAAAAGCATACGAAGGAAGAAGAACCGGAATTGGAATTACCGCAGAAGGAGATATGTTAGCGGCTTTGGGAATTAGATACGGAAGCGAAGAAGGAAACGATTTTTCTGTAAAAGTGCACAAAACATTAGGAATAGAAACGTACAGAGCATCTGTAAATTTAGCCAAAGAACGTGGCGCATTTTCGATTTTTGATTCAGAAAGAGAAAAAAACAATCCGTTTATTTTGCGCTTAAAAGAAGCAGATAGTAAATTGTATTACGAAATGTTAGAATACGGACGTAGAAATATTGCTTTGTTAACGATTGCGCCAACCGGAACAACGAGTTTAATGACGCAAACTTCATCAGGAATTGAACCTGTTTTTATGCCAGTGTATAAACGTAGAAAAAAAGTAAATCCAAACGACAAAGGTTCTCGAGTAGATTTTGTTGACGAAGTTGGAGATTCTTGGGAAGAATATGTGGTTTTTCATCATCGATTTAAACAATGGATGGAAGTAAACGGAATCGATTCTTCTAAAAACTTTTCGCAAGAAGAATTGGATGTTTTGATAAAAAAATCGCCGTATTACAAAGCAACTTCGAACGATGTAGATTGGATGAGTAAAGTAACCATGCAAGGCGCTGTTCAAAAATGGGTAGATCATTCAATTAGTGTCACCATTAATTTACCAAACGACGCCAACGAAGATTTGGTGGGCGAGTTGTATTTAAAAGCGTGGGAAGTTGGCTGTAAAGGTGTAACGGTGTATAGAGATGGTTCGCGTGCTGGAGTGTTGATTTCTAATGACGAAAAGAAAGAAGAAGACCAAGAAAATGTATTGACTTCTTTTCCTGTTATTCGTCCAGAAGTTTTGGAAGCTGACGTCGTTCGTTTTCAAAATAAAAAAGAAAAATGGATTGCTTTTATTGGTTTGGTTGATGACAAACCGTACGAAGTTTTTACAGGTTTGGTTGATGATGAAGACGGAATTTTAATTCCGCGTTGGGTAGAAAATGGTTTGATTTTAAAAAGCAGAAATGAAGATGGAACATCACGTTACGATTTTCAGTACAAAAACAAGCGAGGTTATAAAACTACTATTGAAGGATTGTCGCACAAGTTTAATCCTGAGTTTTGGAATTATGCAAAATTGTTCTCTGGAACCTTACGTCACGGAATGCCAATTGATAAAATTGTAGAATTGATTCAGAGTTTACAATTAGATAGCGAATCAATAAATACGTGGAAAAACGGAGTTGTGCGTGCACTAAAACGTTATGTAGAAGATGGTACAAAAGCAAAAGGACACACCTGTGAAAACTGTAAATCTGATAGTTTAATTTACCAAGAAGGTTGTTTGACCTGTCAAGATTGTGGTTCTTCTAAATGTGGATAA
- a CDS encoding Lrp/AsnC family transcriptional regulator, whose protein sequence is MVDIIDNKIIRELKQNARISFADIGRKIHLSPSSVRERVQKLEDAQVIKAYSLHVDYSKLGFGLEVIIILKLFSGKIKLFITDVNLFSEIKEAYRITGSQNIHIRAVLKDQLHLQQFIDKLINYGDTMTHLILSEIKKDKNL, encoded by the coding sequence ATGGTAGATATTATAGACAACAAAATAATCCGTGAATTAAAACAAAATGCTAGAATTTCATTTGCTGATATTGGTAGAAAAATCCACCTTTCTCCATCTTCTGTAAGAGAACGTGTTCAAAAATTAGAAGATGCCCAGGTTATCAAAGCTTACTCGCTTCATGTCGATTATTCTAAGCTCGGTTTTGGGCTAGAGGTTATTATCATTCTTAAATTATTTAGCGGAAAAATAAAATTATTTATTACCGATGTCAATCTGTTTTCAGAAATAAAAGAAGCCTACAGGATTACTGGTTCTCAAAATATACACATTCGTGCTGTATTAAAAGACCAACTTCATTTACAACAATTTATCGATAAGTTAATTAATTATGGAGATACGATGACACACCTTATTTTATCTGAAATTAAAAAAGACAAAAACCTTTAA
- a CDS encoding sulfite exporter TauE/SafE family protein, producing MSVSILLVVGLGILLGFFFQTVTGFAGALIALPILLLVLGLQDAIAYISIFYFYSSVYFIAQEWKNIDRRIILKLSIATILGVGLGIWVLAHGKPIFLKKALGIFILLYVIYAMYAKDKVFHKPKLEFLFGFAGGFFSGLFSTGGPLYVIVVKNSAVTMKTFRATMFGVLGLITAIRIPTLYKAGILNMEQVHYSFYIMPFFILAIYLGKKAYAKLNETVLKNGVLALLFLSGVMLVLKS from the coding sequence ATGAGTGTCTCAATTCTATTAGTTGTTGGTTTAGGTATTTTACTTGGTTTCTTTTTTCAAACAGTAACAGGTTTTGCAGGAGCTTTAATTGCGTTGCCTATTTTATTACTTGTTCTTGGTTTGCAAGATGCAATCGCTTATATTTCTATATTTTATTTTTACTCGAGTGTGTATTTTATTGCTCAAGAATGGAAAAATATAGATAGAAGAATTATTTTAAAACTTAGTATCGCCACTATTTTAGGAGTTGGTTTGGGGATTTGGGTTTTGGCTCATGGAAAACCTATTTTTTTAAAGAAAGCTTTAGGAATTTTTATATTATTATATGTGATATATGCAATGTATGCAAAAGATAAAGTATTTCATAAGCCTAAACTTGAATTTTTATTTGGTTTCGCAGGCGGATTTTTCTCTGGATTGTTTTCTACTGGTGGTCCTTTATATGTAATTGTTGTTAAGAACTCAGCCGTTACAATGAAAACCTTTAGAGCGACTATGTTTGGAGTATTAGGTTTAATAACTGCTATTAGAATACCTACGCTTTATAAAGCAGGTATTTTAAATATGGAACAAGTACATTATTCATTTTATATAATGCCGTTTTTTATATTGGCTATTTATCTAGGTAAAAAAGCGTACGCTAAACTAAATGAAACAGTTTTAAAGAATGGGGTTTTAGCTTTATTATTTTTATCAGGAGTGATGTTAGTGTTGAAGTCGTAA
- the prfA gene encoding peptide chain release factor 1 produces MLDKLRIVKQRFDEVSDLIIQPDVISDQKRYVQLSKEYKDLGDVVKKGEEYQSLLNNIEEAKEIIADGSDAEMVEMAKMEMSDANTRIPELEDEIKFLLIPKDPEDSKNAVVELRAGTGGDEASIFAGDLFRMYTKYCEGRGWKVSTVDFSEGTNGGFKEIQFEVNGEDVYGTLKFEAGVHRVQRVPQTETQGRVHTSAATMMVFPEAEEFDVEINPKEVRIDFFCSSGPGGQSVNTTYSAVRLTHIPTGLVAQCQDQKSQHKNKEKAFKVLRSRLYDMELAKKQAEDALKRGSMVSSGDRSAKIRTYNYAQGRVTDHRIGLSLYDLPNIMNGDIQKIIDELMLAENTEKLKELGDGF; encoded by the coding sequence ATGTTAGATAAATTAAGAATTGTAAAACAACGTTTCGATGAGGTTTCTGATTTAATCATCCAACCAGATGTAATTTCAGACCAAAAACGGTATGTGCAATTAAGTAAAGAATATAAAGATTTAGGCGATGTTGTTAAAAAAGGGGAAGAATATCAATCTTTATTAAACAATATAGAAGAAGCAAAAGAAATTATTGCTGATGGTTCTGATGCAGAAATGGTAGAAATGGCAAAAATGGAAATGAGTGATGCCAATACCAGAATCCCTGAATTAGAAGACGAAATTAAATTCTTATTGATTCCGAAAGACCCAGAAGATTCTAAAAATGCAGTAGTAGAATTACGTGCCGGAACTGGTGGTGATGAAGCAAGTATTTTTGCTGGAGATTTATTTAGAATGTACACAAAATATTGTGAGGGTAGAGGTTGGAAAGTTTCTACAGTAGATTTTTCTGAAGGAACAAACGGCGGATTTAAAGAAATTCAGTTTGAAGTAAACGGAGAAGATGTGTACGGAACCTTAAAGTTTGAAGCAGGCGTGCATCGTGTACAAAGAGTTCCACAAACAGAAACACAAGGAAGAGTGCATACTTCTGCCGCAACAATGATGGTTTTTCCTGAAGCAGAAGAATTTGATGTAGAAATCAATCCAAAAGAGGTGCGTATCGATTTTTTCTGTTCGTCTGGTCCTGGAGGACAATCTGTAAATACAACCTATTCTGCAGTTCGTTTAACGCACATTCCAACGGGTTTGGTGGCGCAATGTCAAGATCAAAAATCGCAGCATAAAAATAAAGAGAAAGCGTTTAAAGTATTGCGTTCTCGTTTGTACGATATGGAATTGGCAAAGAAGCAAGCAGAAGATGCTTTAAAGCGAGGCTCTATGGTTTCTAGTGGAGATAGATCTGCGAAGATTAGAACCTATAATTACGCTCAAGGTCGAGTTACAGATCATAGAATTGGTTTGTCATTATATGATTTACCAAATATTATGAATGGTGATATTCAGAAAATTATAGATGAGTTAATGCTTGCAGAAAACACAGAAAAGTTAAAAGAATTAGGAGACGGATTTTAA
- the rplT gene encoding 50S ribosomal protein L20: MPRSVNSVASRKRRKKILKAAKGYFGRRKNVYTVAKNAVEKAMTYAYRDRKNNKRNFRALWIQRINAGAREHGMSYSQFMGKVKANNIELNRKVLADLAMNNPEAFKAIVEKVK; encoded by the coding sequence ATGCCAAGATCAGTAAATTCAGTAGCCTCAAGAAAAAGAAGAAAAAAAATCTTGAAGGCAGCAAAAGGTTACTTCGGAAGACGTAAAAACGTTTATACGGTAGCAAAAAATGCGGTGGAAAAAGCAATGACATATGCTTATAGAGATCGTAAAAACAATAAGAGAAACTTCCGTGCATTATGGATTCAGCGTATCAACGCTGGAGCTAGAGAACATGGAATGTCTTACTCTCAGTTTATGGGAAAAGTAAAAGCTAATAACATCGAATTAAACCGTAAGGTTTTAGCTGATTTAGCAATGAACAACCCAGAAGCTTTTAAGGCAATTGTAGAGAAAGTAAAATAA
- the rpmI gene encoding 50S ribosomal protein L35, translating into MPKMKTKSSAKKRFKLTGSGKIKRKHAFKSHILTKKSKKRKLKLTHATLVHKSDEANIKQQLTLK; encoded by the coding sequence ATGCCTAAAATGAAAACCAAATCTAGTGCCAAGAAACGTTTTAAGTTGACAGGTTCTGGAAAAATCAAAAGAAAGCACGCGTTTAAGAGTCATATCTTAACAAAGAAGTCTAAGAAACGTAAGCTTAAATTGACGCACGCAACATTAGTACACAAGTCTGATGAAGCGAACATCAAACAACAATTAACTTTAAAATAG
- the infC gene encoding translation initiation factor IF-3 codes for MNHKIKFVDEVRLVGDNIEVGVYPIEKARALAEEQELDLVEISPKAVPPVCKIIDYKKFLYEQKKREKALKSKATKVTVKEIRFGPQTDEHDYEFKKKHAIKFLKEGAKLKAFVFFKGRSIIFKEQGQILLLKLAQELEEFGKVEQLPKLEGKRMIMFIAPKKVGK; via the coding sequence ATTAATCATAAGATTAAATTTGTTGACGAAGTACGTTTAGTTGGAGATAACATCGAAGTTGGTGTGTATCCGATTGAAAAAGCAAGAGCGTTAGCTGAAGAACAGGAATTAGATTTAGTGGAAATTTCACCAAAAGCAGTTCCTCCAGTTTGTAAAATTATCGATTATAAGAAATTCTTATACGAACAAAAGAAACGCGAAAAAGCTTTAAAATCGAAAGCAACTAAAGTTACTGTTAAAGAAATTCGTTTTGGACCTCAAACTGATGAGCATGATTATGAATTTAAAAAGAAACATGCCATAAAGTTCTTAAAAGAAGGAGCAAAATTAAAAGCATTTGTTTTCTTTAAAGGAAGATCAATCATCTTTAAAGAGCAAGGACAAATCTTATTATTAAAATTAGCTCAAGAATTAGAGGAATTCGGTAAAGTAGAACAACTACCAAAATTAGAGGGTAAACGTATGATTATGTTTATTGCTCCTAAAAAAGTAGGGAAATAA
- the thrS gene encoding threonine--tRNA ligase, translating into MIHITLPDGSVREYNKNSTPMDVAKSISDGFARNVISANFNGTTIETTTPLTSDGSLILYTFNDDGGKKAFWHSSAHVLAQAILEFHPKAKLTIGPAIDNGFYYDIDLEDEVISEKDFTKIEQKFLELARGKHEFKLRSVSKDDALAYYQKENNQYKVELIENLTDGEITFCDHSDFTDLCRGGHIPNTGIIKAIKVMNVAGAYWRGDEKNNQLTRIYGISFPKQKMLTEYLELLEEAKKRDHRKLGRELELFTFSQKVGAGLPLWLPKGAALRGRLEDFLKAAQKKAGYEMVMTPHIGQKELYVTSGHYEKYGEDSFQAIKTPKMDEEFLLKPMNCPHHCEVYNFKPHSYKDLPKRFAEFGTVYRYEQSGELHGLTRVRGFTQDDAHIFCTPEQLDQEFKNVIDLVLYVFGSLGFENFTAQVSIRDKENPDKYIGDVHTWELAEQAIINAATDKGLNFVIEEGEAAFYGPKLDFMVKDALGRSWQLGTIQVDYNLPKRFELTYKGADNQLHQPVMIHRAPFGSMERFIAVLLEHTGGNFPLWLTPDQVILLPISDKYQKYSEKVLESLENSEIRALVDDRSEKTGRKIRDAEMSKIPFMVIVGEKEENEGTVSVRKHGEGDIGTFTIEAFISLIQDEIKSTRVAF; encoded by the coding sequence ATGATACATATTACTTTACCTGACGGAAGCGTAAGAGAATACAACAAAAATAGCACTCCAATGGATGTTGCTAAAAGTATAAGTGATGGTTTTGCAAGAAATGTTATTTCTGCAAACTTCAATGGGACGACTATTGAAACCACGACACCCCTAACCTCTGACGGTTCTTTAATATTGTATACATTTAATGATGATGGTGGAAAAAAAGCTTTCTGGCATTCATCAGCACACGTACTAGCACAAGCAATTTTAGAATTTCATCCAAAGGCAAAACTAACGATTGGTCCAGCTATTGACAATGGGTTTTATTACGACATAGACTTAGAAGATGAAGTAATCTCTGAAAAAGACTTTACTAAAATTGAGCAAAAATTCTTAGAACTAGCAAGAGGAAAGCACGAGTTTAAGCTACGGTCTGTTTCTAAGGATGATGCTTTAGCTTACTATCAGAAAGAAAACAATCAATATAAAGTTGAGTTAATCGAAAATTTAACGGACGGAGAGATAACTTTCTGTGACCATTCTGATTTCACAGATTTATGCCGTGGTGGACATATTCCGAATACCGGAATCATCAAGGCCATCAAAGTAATGAATGTTGCTGGCGCTTATTGGCGTGGTGATGAAAAGAACAACCAATTGACTCGTATTTACGGAATTTCATTTCCGAAGCAAAAAATGCTTACCGAATATTTAGAGTTATTAGAAGAGGCAAAAAAGAGAGATCATAGAAAATTAGGGAGAGAATTAGAATTATTTACTTTTTCTCAAAAAGTTGGAGCCGGTTTACCTTTATGGCTACCAAAAGGAGCTGCATTAAGAGGAAGACTAGAAGATTTCTTAAAAGCTGCACAAAAGAAAGCTGGATATGAAATGGTGATGACACCACATATTGGTCAGAAAGAATTGTATGTTACTTCTGGTCATTATGAAAAATATGGAGAAGATAGTTTCCAAGCGATAAAAACTCCGAAAATGGATGAAGAGTTTTTATTAAAACCAATGAACTGTCCGCATCACTGTGAAGTATATAACTTTAAACCTCATTCTTATAAAGATTTACCAAAACGATTTGCCGAATTTGGAACCGTTTATAGATATGAACAAAGTGGAGAATTACACGGTTTAACGCGTGTTAGAGGATTTACACAAGATGATGCTCATATATTCTGTACACCAGAACAACTAGATCAAGAATTTAAAAATGTAATTGATTTAGTATTGTATGTATTTGGTTCTTTAGGTTTCGAAAACTTTACTGCGCAGGTTTCTATTAGAGACAAAGAAAATCCAGACAAATATATTGGTGATGTTCATACATGGGAATTAGCTGAGCAAGCAATTATAAATGCTGCAACAGACAAAGGCTTAAATTTTGTAATTGAAGAGGGCGAAGCTGCTTTTTATGGACCAAAATTAGATTTTATGGTTAAAGACGCTTTAGGCAGAAGTTGGCAACTTGGAACCATTCAAGTTGACTATAATTTACCAAAACGATTTGAATTAACCTATAAAGGAGCCGATAATCAATTACATCAACCAGTAATGATTCACAGAGCACCATTTGGATCAATGGAACGATTTATTGCCGTGTTACTTGAGCATACAGGCGGAAATTTCCCTCTTTGGTTAACTCCAGATCAAGTTATCTTATTGCCAATCAGTGATAAATATCAAAAATATTCAGAAAAAGTTTTAGAATCGCTAGAAAATTCCGAAATTCGCGCCCTCGTAGATGATAGAAGTGAGAAAACTGGTCGTAAGATTAGAGATGCAGAAATGAGCAAGATTCCGTTTATGGTAATTGTCGGCGAAAAAGAAGAAAATGAAGGAACTGTATCCGTAAGAAAACACGGAGAAGGAGACATCGGAACTTTTACTATTGAAGCATTTATTTCATTGATACAAGATGAAATTAAAAGCACAAGAGTAGCATTTTAA
- a CDS encoding tRNA pseudouridine(38-40) synthase TruA has product MKYPFTYLVEVQFLGFRFSGWQKQTNAKTLHDMVDKTLSFVFDEGVKYKTLGAGRTDAKVSASRYGFQLFLHADINTSDFLKDFNYNSPPDIKGLSIKKVTSDFNIIQSSKIKEYHYYFSFGEKPHAFSAPFLVGLNEQLDINAMVHGAKLFVGEHYFHKYCTKPSEKTIFKRIIDSCEIVENTILQANFFPTKSYVLKVKGKGFLRYQIRLMMGILFELGKGNIDLEFIENSLKEANDRKFLREIAPASGLQLYDVQFK; this is encoded by the coding sequence ATGAAATATCCATTTACATATTTGGTTGAGGTTCAGTTTTTAGGGTTTCGATTTTCGGGTTGGCAAAAGCAAACAAATGCAAAAACATTGCATGATATGGTTGATAAAACATTAAGTTTTGTTTTTGATGAAGGTGTAAAATACAAAACGCTTGGTGCTGGTAGAACAGATGCGAAAGTTTCTGCTTCTAGATATGGTTTTCAATTGTTTTTACATGCAGATATAAATACTTCAGATTTTTTGAAAGATTTTAATTATAATTCTCCTCCAGATATTAAGGGTTTGTCAATTAAAAAAGTAACCTCAGACTTTAATATTATACAATCTTCAAAAATAAAGGAATATCATTATTATTTTTCTTTTGGAGAAAAACCACATGCATTTTCTGCGCCATTTTTAGTTGGTTTGAATGAACAACTAGATATTAACGCTATGGTACATGGCGCAAAATTATTTGTAGGAGAACATTATTTTCATAAATACTGCACAAAACCTTCTGAGAAAACCATTTTTAAAAGAATTATTGATTCTTGCGAGATTGTAGAGAATACAATTTTGCAAGCGAATTTCTTTCCTACAAAAAGTTATGTTTTAAAAGTAAAAGGAAAAGGTTTTTTACGGTATCAAATAAGATTGATGATGGGAATATTATTTGAATTAGGAAAAGGAAACATTGATTTAGAGTTTATAGAAAATTCTTTAAAAGAAGCTAATGATAGAAAATTTTTAAGAGAAATTGCTCCGGCTTCAGGTTTGCAATTGTACGATGTTCAGTTTAAGTAA
- a CDS encoding acyl-CoA dehydrogenase, with protein MDFNLTEEHLMIKAAARDFAQTELLPGVIERDNKQEFPQELVKKMGDLGFLGIMVDPKYGGSGMDAISYVLIMEELSKIDASASVIVSVNNSLVCYGLESYANEEQKQKYLTKLATGEFVGAFCLSEPEAGSDATSQSTTAIDKGDHYVINGTKNWITSGGRADVYLVIAQTHKEKGHHGINAFIVEKGTEGFHVGPKEDKLGIRGSDTHTLQFNDVKVPKENRIGEDGFGFKFAMKTLSGGRIGIASQALGIAAGAYELALKYSKERKAFGTEICNHQAIAFKLADMHTEIEAARMLVMKAAWDKDQGNNYDMSSAMAKLYASKVAMEHTVEAVQIHGGNGFVKDYHVERLMRDAKITQIYEGTSEIQKIVISRGIIKG; from the coding sequence ATGGACTTTAACCTTACCGAAGAACACTTAATGATTAAAGCTGCAGCTCGAGATTTTGCACAAACAGAATTGTTACCTGGAGTTATAGAAAGAGATAATAAGCAAGAATTCCCACAAGAATTAGTCAAAAAAATGGGAGATTTAGGTTTCTTAGGAATTATGGTTGATCCAAAATACGGAGGAAGCGGAATGGACGCAATTTCTTACGTATTAATTATGGAAGAATTGTCTAAAATTGATGCCTCTGCTTCTGTAATTGTATCTGTAAATAATTCTTTGGTTTGCTACGGATTAGAATCGTACGCAAATGAAGAACAAAAACAAAAATATTTAACAAAATTAGCAACTGGCGAGTTTGTTGGTGCTTTTTGTTTGTCTGAACCTGAAGCTGGTTCAGATGCAACTTCACAAAGTACAACTGCTATTGACAAAGGCGATCATTATGTAATAAACGGAACAAAAAACTGGATAACAAGTGGTGGTAGAGCTGATGTTTATTTAGTAATTGCCCAAACTCATAAAGAAAAAGGGCATCATGGAATTAATGCTTTTATTGTTGAAAAAGGAACGGAAGGTTTTCATGTTGGACCCAAAGAAGATAAATTAGGAATTAGAGGAAGTGATACACATACATTACAATTTAATGATGTAAAAGTGCCTAAAGAAAATAGAATTGGAGAAGATGGTTTCGGATTTAAATTCGCCATGAAAACATTATCTGGTGGAAGAATCGGAATTGCTTCTCAAGCGTTGGGAATTGCAGCCGGAGCGTATGAATTGGCTTTAAAATATTCTAAAGAACGTAAAGCATTCGGAACAGAAATTTGCAATCATCAAGCAATTGCTTTTAAATTAGCAGACATGCACACAGAAATTGAAGCTGCAAGAATGTTAGTTATGAAAGCCGCTTGGGATAAAGATCAAGGAAATAATTACGATATGTCTAGCGCAATGGCAAAATTATATGCGTCAAAAGTTGCCATGGAACACACTGTCGAAGCCGTACAAATTCATGGTGGTAACGGTTTTGTAAAAGACTATCATGTAGAGCGTTTAATGCGTGATGCAAAAATTACTCAAATTTACGAAGGAACTTCAGAAATTCAGAAGATTGTAATTTCTAGAGGTATTATCAAAGGATAA